The DNA region GGTAGATACCTGCTGCAGTTCTGCACGACGACGCCCTGCTGGCTGCGCGATTCGGCCGATGTCGTTTCGGCGACCGAAACGCATCTTGGTATTTCCTTTGGGGAAACGACCGGGGACGGAATGTTCACCATGCGGGAAGTCGAGTGTCTCGGCGCTTGCGTCAATGCGCCGATTGTCCAGATCAACGACGATATGTATGAGGATTTGACCGGGGGACGGATGGTGGAAATTCTCGACGCATTGCGGGCCGGGGATGTTCCGCCGCACGGGCCTCAGATCGAGCGGCAGACCTCGGCGCCCGTGGGCGGCCCGACGACGCTGAACGATCTCGATTTTGCGAAAAGCTGACCGATGCTTCAGGACAAGGACCGCATATTCACCAATCTCTACGGCCTGCACGATGCCGGGCTGACCGGTGCGCGTGCGCGCGGCGACTGGGACGGTACCAGCGGGATTATCGAGAAGGGTCGGGAATGGATCGTGGAGGAGATGAAATCCTCCGGCCTGCGCGGCCGTGGCGGCGCCGGGTTCCCGTCAGGTTTGAAGTGGTCCTTCATGCCAAAGGAAATCGGCGACCGGCCCCATTACCTCGTCGTGAACGCGGATGAAAGCGAGCCGGGCACCTGCAAGGACCGGGACATCCTGCGCC from Alphaproteobacteria bacterium includes:
- the nuoE gene encoding NADH-quinone oxidoreductase subunit NuoE; translated protein: MSDIFEFSPENLKRVEEIIARYPAGRQASAVLPLLDIAQRQNDNYASGAVISAVAKLLDMPRIRVAEVASFYTMINTEPVGRYLLQFCTTTPCWLRDSADVVSATETHLGISFGETTGDGMFTMREVECLGACVNAPIVQINDDMYEDLTGGRMVEILDALRAGDVPPHGPQIERQTSAPVGGPTTLNDLDFAKS
- a CDS encoding NADH-quinone oxidoreductase subunit F (part of NADH-ubiquinone oxidoreductase complex I; shuttles electrons from NADH, via FMN and iron-sulfur (Fe-S) centers, to quinones in the respiratory chain; NuoF is part of the soluble NADH dehydrogenase fragment, which represents the electron input part of NADH dehydrogenase), with translation MLQDKDRIFTNLYGLHDAGLTGARARGDWDGTSGIIEKGREWIVEEMKSSGLRGRGGAGFPSGLKWSFMPKEIGDRPHYLVVNADESEPGTCKDRDILRHDPHKLVEGCLIAGFAMGAHAAYVYVRGEFYNEAASLQRAVDEAYEAKLLGPDACGTGWAFDVYVHRGAGAYICGEETALLESLEGKKG